GGAAAAAAATCGTTTTTTTGTTTTACTTTGAATTTTTTTGTCTCATTTTGTTACATACATCACTTTTATTTGTAAAAAAAAGATGTACAATACAGATGAAGGGGTGAAAGAGAGTTGAAAAAATGACGGCGAAAAATGTAAAAGGCTTTTCTCTTGTTGAACTTATGATTGTGATGGTCATTCTCGGGATAATGGTGACTATAGCAATCCCGTCTCTCGATTTTGTATTCAGCAAGGACAAGCTTCGTAAAAGCACCTCGACAGTGACCGCATCGCTTTATACCGCCCGCATGAAGGCTGTGAACGATGCCGAGCCGTATGGCGTCCAGTTCAATACCAACGGTGATTTTTATCTTATCCGTGATCCGGAAGGGGATAATGAAATCAGGGGCGCAACCAATCATCTCGAAGATGGAATTTCTTTCAGTACGATAACGTTCCAGAATGACCTCGTTATTTTTAATGAATTCGGTCAGCTCAAAAAGAGCTGCCTGCCTTCCGGTGTTTATACGGGACAGATTATGGTCACGAACGGTTCCGTGGATTCGACTATGATCGAGATTACGTTTCTGACGGGGAGAATCAGGGAGACGAATTTATGAAAATCCGCTCTGAAAATGGTTTCACATTAATCGAAGTCATCATGGCTTCACTGATCCTTGTTATCGGTGTTGCAATCATATCCTCGGTCATCTCGCGCGTTGTAAGGAATAACTTTTACAGTCAGCGTCATACTCAGGCGGTTATTCTTGCCCAGAACAAGATAGAGGAGCTGCTCAATGATGGTTATGCAAGCCCGAACCTGGCTGCGGGAGAGTATGAAAATCCTTTAAATCCGGTCAATGCGACGGGGGATTCGAGCGGATTTTTCTTCCAGTTCTGGATCATCGATGATCTGAGACCGATTCCGCGGTCAAAAATGATTACATCGATTGTACGATGGGTACCTGTGGGTTCAGAGGCTGACAGCACCGCAGATATGGAAGAGGTTATTCTCACTGCGGCATGTATAGACCCATCGAATTGATGATATCATGCAAAAATATGATATGAGGGAGAAATGCTTGATGAATAATGCTGAGCATCGCAAAAAAACCATTCCGTGGAATCGTGGCGAGCGCGGAATGACCATTGTCGAGCTCCTTGTGGCGATGACCATCAGCGCGATTCTGGTAACACTTGCTTTTCAGTTTTTGTCGTCGCAGGTTTACAGTCTTACGGAAAACCGTCAGATCGCGGAGATGCAACAGGAATTACGATGGGCGATGAAATTCCTCACCGATCATGTGAAACTGGCCGGCAACGGTGTACCGACAACAACCGGGTGGGCGGTTATCGA
This window of the bacterium genome carries:
- a CDS encoding prepilin-type N-terminal cleavage/methylation domain-containing protein; its protein translation is MTAKNVKGFSLVELMIVMVILGIMVTIAIPSLDFVFSKDKLRKSTSTVTASLYTARMKAVNDAEPYGVQFNTNGDFYLIRDPEGDNEIRGATNHLEDGISFSTITFQNDLVIFNEFGQLKKSCLPSGVYTGQIMVTNGSVDSTMIEITFLTGRIRETNL
- a CDS encoding prepilin-type N-terminal cleavage/methylation domain-containing protein; this encodes MKIRSENGFTLIEVIMASLILVIGVAIISSVISRVVRNNFYSQRHTQAVILAQNKIEELLNDGYASPNLAAGEYENPLNPVNATGDSSGFFFQFWIIDDLRPIPRSKMITSIVRWVPVGSEADSTADMEEVILTAACIDPSN